One part of the Rhodococcus oxybenzonivorans genome encodes these proteins:
- a CDS encoding SDR family NAD(P)-dependent oxidoreductase → MKLQDKVAVITGGGSGLGRQGAQLFASEGAKVAVVDIDGDRAEQTAKLVEQQGGTAIAITADVSDEAAVYRSVETTVDRFGKLDIMWANAGVISRGGVPSVAGGEHVEFQDLTDADWQQVLGVNLSGVVYSCKAAVPAMRANGGGAILATSSAASFAAYHSIAMYSATKAGVNGLVRGLSLDLGRYGIRVNALAPTHGMSPNFLMGPGAPVIGQSYEETAGPWDSGVSPIPLKLQRPPSLVDNAKVALFLVSDDSAYISGLTLPATDGGTLSRVAMMFEEDAPNPTLSDA, encoded by the coding sequence ATGAAGCTTCAGGACAAAGTCGCCGTCATCACCGGAGGAGGATCCGGCCTCGGACGCCAGGGAGCGCAGCTGTTCGCCTCGGAAGGGGCGAAGGTGGCGGTCGTCGACATCGACGGCGACCGGGCTGAGCAGACGGCGAAATTGGTTGAGCAGCAGGGCGGAACCGCGATCGCCATCACCGCGGACGTGAGCGACGAGGCCGCGGTCTATCGCAGTGTCGAGACGACCGTCGATCGCTTCGGCAAGCTCGACATCATGTGGGCCAACGCCGGAGTGATCTCCCGTGGGGGTGTCCCGTCGGTGGCGGGGGGTGAGCACGTCGAGTTTCAGGACCTCACGGATGCCGACTGGCAGCAGGTTCTCGGAGTGAACCTCAGTGGCGTCGTGTACTCCTGCAAGGCCGCGGTGCCGGCCATGCGAGCCAATGGCGGAGGCGCGATCCTGGCAACGTCGTCGGCCGCTTCGTTCGCCGCCTATCACAGTATCGCCATGTATTCGGCGACGAAAGCCGGTGTGAACGGCTTGGTTCGCGGGCTCAGTCTTGATCTCGGACGCTACGGGATTCGTGTCAATGCCCTCGCCCCCACACACGGGATGTCTCCGAACTTCCTCATGGGCCCGGGGGCTCCGGTGATCGGTCAGTCCTACGAAGAGACCGCAGGGCCATGGGATTCCGGCGTCTCGCCGATTCCTCTCAAGCTCCAGCGTCCGCCCTCACTCGTCGACAACGCGAAGGTCGCACTCTTCCTCGTCTCGGACGACTCCGCCTACATTTCGGGTCTGACGCTGCCCGCGACTGACGGCGGAACCCTGTCCCGGGTGGCAATGATGTTCGAAGAGGACGCCCCGAATCCGACTCTCTCCGACGCCTGA
- a CDS encoding ferredoxin, whose product MTIHAQKSAPSLKVDRSACAGHGLCYGAAPDLVDSDDQGYPVVVAEPVPQELRDQLGALVEMCPERALSVEFPTSKG is encoded by the coding sequence ATGACCATTCATGCGCAGAAGAGTGCGCCGTCGTTGAAAGTCGACCGATCCGCCTGTGCGGGCCACGGCCTCTGCTACGGAGCGGCGCCCGACTTAGTCGACAGTGACGACCAGGGTTATCCCGTCGTCGTTGCCGAACCGGTTCCACAGGAGCTACGAGACCAACTGGGTGCCCTCGTCGAGATGTGCCCCGAACGCGCGCTGAGCGTCGAATTTCCGACTTCGAAAGGCTGA